From Pseudothermotoga thermarum DSM 5069, a single genomic window includes:
- a CDS encoding nucleotidyltransferase family protein encodes MRATGKKSVKLEDIKRILAENKKRLQEKYGIKEIAIFGSFARGDETSKSDIDILLEFERPIGWEFVDLCEELENLLGLKVDVLTKNALMSKPALWESIRKDIVYV; translated from the coding sequence ATGAGAGCTACTGGTAAGAAAAGTGTGAAATTGGAAGACATTAAAAGAATTCTTGCTGAAAACAAAAAAAGATTGCAGGAAAAGTATGGAATTAAAGAGATAGCGATATTTGGTTCTTTTGCAAGAGGGGACGAAACATCAAAGAGCGATATAGATATTCTATTGGAATTTGAAAGACCCATAGGATGGGAGTTTGTGGATTTATGCGAAGAGCTTGAAAACTTGTTGGGATTAAAGGTTGATGTTCTTACTAAGAATGCGCTGATGAGCAAACCAGCTTTGTGGGAGTCTATAAGAAAGGATATTGTGTATGTCTAA
- a CDS encoding HepT-like ribonuclease domain-containing protein, which yields MSKRNVKLFVEDMLNAIEKIEKYCKGIGSYEEFSKQDIVVDAVLRNLEIIGEAASKIPENIRSRFSEIPWKRVVGLRNIIVHGYFVVDLQIVWRIITSQLPELRIALEKMRAEL from the coding sequence ATGTCTAAAAGAAATGTAAAACTCTTCGTTGAAGATATGCTTAACGCTATTGAGAAAATAGAAAAATACTGCAAGGGGATAGGAAGTTATGAAGAATTCTCTAAACAGGATATCGTAGTTGATGCAGTATTAAGGAATCTTGAAATTATTGGGGAAGCTGCATCCAAAATTCCAGAAAATATCCGTAGCAGGTTTTCTGAAATACCGTGGAAAAGAGTTGTAGGATTAAGAAACATAATTGTTCATGGATATTTTGTGGTGGATTTGCAAATAGTCTGGAGAATTATTACTTCTCAACTTCCTGAATTAAGAATCGCTTTGGAAAAAATGAGGGCTGAATTATGA
- the cas6 gene encoding CRISPR-associated endoribonuclease Cas6, with product MLLRLKISFSAYPCSIPLNYNYHLAAFIYKRLKIADEALASILHESGYGGFKLFTFSQLFLTMYTVNKDVLILKEGCKGTWFVSSINDDFLKAFMSSLLQKPYLEICGENFEIVEIEVPTNIEFSSRMKFKMLSPMVLSIPVEFKGKLSHKYLVPSDPEYQNAFERNLKKKFMAIYGKESTGSVKIYPDWEYISSRSKITKLIQIKDTFIKACLFPFEVEGDVELIKIGYEAGFGEKNAMGFGMVECV from the coding sequence ATGCTTTTGAGGCTGAAAATTTCCTTTTCTGCCTATCCCTGCTCAATACCTTTAAACTACAACTACCATCTGGCTGCTTTCATATACAAGCGCTTGAAAATAGCAGACGAAGCTCTCGCCAGTATTCTGCACGAATCAGGATACGGCGGTTTCAAACTTTTCACGTTTTCACAACTTTTTTTGACTATGTACACTGTTAACAAAGATGTTTTGATATTGAAAGAAGGTTGCAAGGGAACTTGGTTTGTCAGTTCGATCAACGACGATTTTTTGAAGGCTTTCATGAGTTCTCTTTTGCAAAAACCATATTTGGAAATTTGCGGCGAGAATTTCGAGATCGTTGAAATTGAGGTACCAACAAACATCGAATTTTCAAGTAGGATGAAGTTCAAAATGCTTTCACCAATGGTTTTGAGCATCCCGGTGGAATTCAAAGGTAAGTTATCGCATAAATATTTGGTACCAAGTGATCCAGAGTACCAAAATGCGTTTGAAAGAAATCTGAAAAAGAAATTTATGGCGATATATGGCAAAGAATCTACAGGCAGTGTGAAGATTTATCCAGATTGGGAATATATTTCCTCAAGAAGTAAAATTACCAAGCTTATTCAAATAAAAGATACATTCATCAAAGCCTGCCTGTTTCCATTTGAAGTTGAAGGTGATGTTGAACTGATCAAGATAGGTTATGAGGCCGGCTTTGGTGAAAAAAACGCTATGGGGTTTGGAATGGTTGAGTGCGTTTGA
- the cas4 gene encoding CRISPR-associated protein Cas4: MVTGSSLLSYTVCKRQAWLMQRNVEPDQANEYLVIGRLIHSESYKDKAIREITLPGMKIDLVWESGGLTIVGEIKKSSRYLKGAKLQLLFYLSELRKRGIKAVGKILIPKEKKQINVELTEENLKELYTAIEELEELSKIEKIPPKKRTSFCTKCGFEEFCWS, translated from the coding sequence ATGGTAACAGGTTCATCCTTGCTCAGCTACACAGTTTGTAAAAGGCAAGCTTGGTTGATGCAGAGAAATGTTGAGCCAGACCAAGCGAACGAATACCTCGTGATCGGAAGACTCATACATTCTGAGTCATATAAGGATAAAGCTATCAGAGAAATTACCTTACCAGGTATGAAAATAGATCTTGTCTGGGAATCCGGAGGTTTGACAATTGTCGGCGAAATCAAGAAATCTTCTCGGTATCTTAAAGGAGCAAAGTTACAATTGTTATTCTATCTTAGCGAATTACGAAAAAGGGGAATAAAAGCAGTTGGGAAAATATTGATACCCAAAGAAAAAAAACAGATCAACGTGGAACTTACAGAAGAAAACCTTAAAGAGCTTTATACAGCCATTGAAGAGCTTGAGGAATTATCAAAGATTGAAAAGATTCCTCCAAAGAAGCGAACCAGCTTTTGCACGAAATGTGGCTTTGAAGAATTCTGCTGGTCATGA